In the Malania oleifera isolate guangnan ecotype guangnan chromosome 1, ASM2987363v1, whole genome shotgun sequence genome, one interval contains:
- the LOC131165512 gene encoding uncharacterized protein LOC131165512 isoform X1: MSKLFTRIAGFFTSRTFVGRDKAGNRYFTRTEEVDGIMKEKRWVIFKGEEDPTSIPVEWICWLNGQRRKAPTPEEMIELEARRERIRLNVALVKKEEEERRAKEGISRKVMNTGKVGGPDLKSFVRQFPSASEGDRLKKASDVRDDGKRNSEGAEKTLPFQEESSEPTGSGASFRPGTWQPPT, from the exons ATGTCGAAATTGTTCACCAGGATTGCTGGGTTCTTTACCAGCCGAACGTTCGTGGGTAGGGACAAAGCAGGGAACAGATACTTCACCAGAACGGAAGAGGTTGACGGTATCA TGAAAGAAAAAAGATGGGTGATATTCAAAGGGGAGGAGGATCCAACGTCCATTCCAG TTGAATGGATATGCTGGCTGAACGGGCAGCGCAGAAAAGCTCCAACTCCAGAG GAAATGATTGAGCTGGAGGCAAGGCGTGAACGCATTAGACTTAATGTTGCTC TTGtcaagaaagaagaagaggaaaggaGAGCCAAAGAAGGGATTTCCCGTAAAGTCATGAACACTG GTAAAGTTGGAGGTCCAGATTTGAAGAGTTTCGTTAGGCAATTTCCATCTGCTTCAGAAG gTGACAGACTGAAGAAAGCTTCTGATGTGAGGGATGATGGCAAGAG GAATTCTGAGGGGGCAGAAAAGACATTACCGTTTCAAGAAGA ATCTTCAGAGCCAACAGGGTCTGGTGCATCCTTTAGGCCCGGGACATGGCAACCACCGACATGA
- the LOC131165512 gene encoding uncharacterized protein LOC131165512 isoform X2 — protein MKEKRWVIFKGEEDPTSIPVEWICWLNGQRRKAPTPEEMIELEARRERIRLNVALVKKEEEERRAKEGISRKVMNTGKVGGPDLKSFVRQFPSASEGDRLKKASDVRDDGKRNSEGAEKTLPFQEESSEPTGSGASFRPGTWQPPT, from the exons A TGAAAGAAAAAAGATGGGTGATATTCAAAGGGGAGGAGGATCCAACGTCCATTCCAG TTGAATGGATATGCTGGCTGAACGGGCAGCGCAGAAAAGCTCCAACTCCAGAG GAAATGATTGAGCTGGAGGCAAGGCGTGAACGCATTAGACTTAATGTTGCTC TTGtcaagaaagaagaagaggaaaggaGAGCCAAAGAAGGGATTTCCCGTAAAGTCATGAACACTG GTAAAGTTGGAGGTCCAGATTTGAAGAGTTTCGTTAGGCAATTTCCATCTGCTTCAGAAG gTGACAGACTGAAGAAAGCTTCTGATGTGAGGGATGATGGCAAGAG GAATTCTGAGGGGGCAGAAAAGACATTACCGTTTCAAGAAGA ATCTTCAGAGCCAACAGGGTCTGGTGCATCCTTTAGGCCCGGGACATGGCAACCACCGACATGA